In Fusarium oxysporum Fo47 chromosome XII, complete sequence, one DNA window encodes the following:
- a CDS encoding general substrate transporter, with protein sequence MSEQVLKPKEELGHTDFDHKEVLKNNDLMHDAFDAEQREHEQGVWVAAKAHPWACFWAFIMCFTIVMESFDMFLNGNFVALPAFQKHYGVHVEGSGWTIPTRWQSALFQAGQCGAFVGVFLAGPITNKFGYRWTTIFALMLMNATIFISFFANSLELLVVGQALEGVPWGFFIANSPAYASEIVPLALRGACTATLQMSWSIGSIIVAGATYAYNKRNDQWAWRVPLALQWLFPTPLLILVFLSPESPWWLIRKGRKEEALRSIQRLGSNDKEVAHQKLAMMERTVEIEEQEGGNPSLLDLVKGTDLRRTIITCLIYASQNFAGNLIANQATFFFERAGVSTERAFQLNLVNSCLQFVANILSLPVTSSFGRRTIYLWGTIVNVAFLFILGIVATIHQTTATNYTQAVLGILISFVYAGSLGPISYTIIAETSSVRLRALSTGVGRAAYYIAEIPMIYLASRLLNPTGWNLGGKCGYVWGGTAVVCFVSAYFFLPELKDRSYRETDILFKRKIPARKFKSTVIDVRDNE encoded by the exons ATGTCCGAACAGGTTCTCAAGCCAAAGGAGGAGCTCGGTCATACCGACTTCGACCATAAGGAAGTCTTGAAGAACAATGATCTTATGCATGATGCCTTCGATGCTGAGCAGCGCGAGCATGAGCAGGGCGTTTGGGTTGCCGCGAAGGCCCATCCATGGGCTTGCTTCTGGGCATTCATTATGTGCTTTACCATT GTCATGGAATCgttcgatatgttcctgAACGGAAACTTTGTCGCTCTTCCCGCCTTCCAGAAACACTACGGAGTTCACGTCGAGGGTTCAGGTTGGACCATCCCAACAAGATGGCAGAGTGCTCTCTTCCAAGCAGGACAATGTGGTGCCTTCGTGGGTGTCTTCCTTGCCGGACCTATCACCAACAAGTTCGGTTACCGATGGACAACAATCTTTGCTCTGATGCTCATGAATGcgaccatcttcatctcattTTTT GCCAACTCGTTGGAGCTCCTTGTCGTCGGACAAGCCTTGGAAGGTGTACCATGGGGTTTCTTCATCGCTAACTCCCCTGCCTATGCTTCCGAGATCGTGCCCCTTGCCCTTCGTGGTGCTTGTACAGCGACCCTGCAGATGAGTTGGTCTATTGGATCCATCATCGTGGCTGGCGCTACTTATGCCTACAACAAGAGGAATGATCAGTGGGCTTGGCGTGTACCTCTCGCCTTGCAATGGCTTTTCCCC ACACCTCTCTTGATTCTCGTGTTCCTCTCCCCCGAGTCTCCATGGTGGCTCATTCGTAAGGGGCGCAAAGAGGAGGCACTACGCTCAATCCAGCGCCTCGGAAGTAATGACAAGGAGGTAGCTCACCAGAAGCTTGCCATGATGGAACGTActgttgagattgaggagcaggagggCGGTAACCCTTctctgcttgatcttgtcaagggTACTGACTTGAGACGAACGATCATTACTTGCTTGATCTACGCGTCGCAGAACTTTGCTGGTAACTTGATCGCTAACCAAGCCACTTTCTTCTTCGAAC GAGCTGGAGTCTCAACTGAGCGTGCGTTCCAGCTTAACCTCGTCAACTCGTGTCTCCAGTTCGTTGCCAACATCTTGTCTCTCCCCGTCACCAGTTCTTTCGGCCGCCGTACCATTTACCTCTGGGGAACAATCGTCAATGTCGCCTTCCTGTTCATCCTCGGCATCGTCGCCACAATCCACCAGACCACCGCCACCAACTATACACAAGCTGTGCTTGGAATATTGATCTCTTTCGTGTATGCTGGTAGTCTCGGACCTATCTCATACACAATCATCGCCGAGACCTCGTCTGTCCGACTTCGTGCTCTGAGCACTGGTGTTGGTCGTGCTGCCTACTACATTGCCGAGATCCCTATGATCTACCTGGCTTCACGACTCCTGAACCCTACCGGATGGAACCTTGGTGGCAAGTGCGGCTATGTCTGGGGAGGCACTGCAGTTGTTTGCTTCGTCTCGGCCTACTTCTTCCTTCCTGAGCTCAAGGATCGATCATACCGCGAGACTGATATCTTGTTCAAGCGCAAGATTCCTGCGAGGAAGTTCAAGTCAACTGTCATCGATGTCAGAGACAACGAGTAA
- a CDS encoding cytochrome P450 translates to MAASGQSYQIFIDAMVCHYFHPQTFSDKHPGPVVRIGPNEVHIEDFEYFDTIFGFRPLNKEAMTAKEFGINHALFGVEDYKTYVKKRAAFGNAFSRTRLSKIQDQINEEIQKGCTWVEENSKNGGPVDLAFLFRAVPAEIITKYLFGQEYGFLQHVQTTKNLYDKRMDRLFGFSHLGRFIPKEIPLFLSLFRQLILRALGYNDPGSAFLDYFLLAQKLVQKVVAQHNHSNRNAEGITQHTVFDDFLDSSLPQEEKEKGPLTQQAVAIWSGGWDTVGFVLTMAAYQLLQNPQVEQRLYQELKEAWKDPTEPPEITTLENLPYLTAVVKETFRLSPGALCRLSRVNPGGFEQYGDWEIPPGTIISMSIPDVLSDEAIWGSDAAVFKPERWLSGGADLDRYLVTFSKGTRVCPGIELAWIETRLVIASLFRRYEMSIAAEAGISDDDIMPYYEGFTPAVKNWISRLPVKVKPRD, encoded by the exons ATGGCCGCTTCTGGGCAAAGCTACCAGATCTTCATAGATGCTATGGTGTGCCATTATTTCCATCCCCAGACATTCTCTGACAAGCATCCAGGACCCGTTGTTCGTATTGGACCAAATGAAGTCCATATCGAAGACTTTGAGTACTTCGATACAATCTTTGGATTTCGCCCTTTGAACAAAGAGGCCATGACGGCTAAAGAGTTTGGGATCAACCACGCCCtatttggtgttgaggacTACAAGACTTACGTCAAGAAACGTGCTGCATTTGGAAATGCGTTTTCTCGAACAAGGCTTTCTAAGATACAGGACCAAATCAACGAAGAGATTCAAAAAGGATGCACTTGGGTTGAGGAAAACAGTAAGAATGGAGGCCCTGTTGACCTGGC CTTCTTGTTTCGGGCTGTTCCGGCAGAAATCATAACCAAGTATCTTTTCGGACAAGAATATGGGTTTCTGCAACATGTGCAGACCACCAAGAACCTTTACGATAAGAGGATGGACCGATTGTTTGGGTTCTCACATCTGGGTCGATTCATACCCAAAGAGATACCTCTTTTCTTGTCTCTCTTTCGTCAGTTGATCTTAAGGGCTCTGGGATATAACGACCCAGGTTCTGCATTTCTTGATTACTTCTTG CTCGCTCAGAAGTTGGTGCAAAAAGTGGTGGCTCAGCATAACCACTCGAATCGCAATGCTGAAGGTATCACCCAACATACTGTGTTTGATGACTTTCTGGACAGCTCGCTacctcaagaagaaaaggaaaagggcCCTCTTACTCAGCAAGCAGTGGCTATCTGGAGTGGAGGATGGGACACGGTTGGCTTCGTGTTGACCATGGCGGCCTACCAATTACTCCAGAATCCACAAGTTGAGCAGCGCCTTTACCAGGAACTCAAAGAGGCCTGGAAGGACCCTACTGAACCACCTGAGATCACAACTTTGGAGAACCTACCATACCTTACTGCTGTAGTCAAGGAAACGTTTCGTCTCTCGCCCGGTGCGCTTTGCCGGCTGAGTCGCGTCAACCCTGGTGGCTTTGAACAATATGGCGATTGGGAAATACCTCCGGGCACAATTATCAGCATGTCCATTCCGGATGTTCTTTCGGACGAGGCAATCTGGGGGTCTGATGCTGCTGTTTTCAAACCCGAAAGATGGCTCAGTGGAGGAGCGGACCTCGACAGATACCTAGTGACTTTCAGCAAAGGAACCCGAGTTTGTCCAGGAATTGAGTTGGCATGGATCGAGACTCGGCTTGTTATCGCGAGCCTTTTCCGAAGGTACGAGATGAGCATCGCAGCAGAGGCCGGTATatctgatgatgatatcatgCCGTATTACGAAGGGTTTACGCCTGCAGTCAAGAATTGGATATCGCGACTGCCGGTCAAAGTGAAGCCTAGAGATTAG
- a CDS encoding Six-hairpin glycosidase-like protein, whose product MTRAGHPRCHECSMAFCKRQVETRIVEAVPVSGMILPISHQLPAALRAIPDEMTHASRLRENNIIRKGLITNETTPLQVGNGNFAFNVDTTGMQTYLPFNTMSRWAWHNDTEPAGEPVDAYTGVPKETHGRNVSYDLPNPNLPDVSQWLIGNPNRINLGRIGLRFKDDTLSSGSISNTHQELDLWHGAITSTFTIDDTKVKVVTQGDFESDAVVFTIDSELIESGKLEVELDFPYPPIHTTKYKNEVFVGVYDFPTNHSTKLSTNLKHNTAHIYHDLGTNYYVNLRWPKEHSLELKRLELQGSTKPTAHRYVLSSRHGKTIAFVAHFSPDKRVPDLPSTIDRRNRAGWQDYWRQGGFVDLTESTNPNATELQRRIVTSQYHVRVNSAADGESPQESGLMNNGCNLLTKTGKFHMEMVVWHSAHWISWGRDRYFHNIFPALYEKLLPTSLARAKKMGWEGARWPKMTETTTGRSSPGGINAYLMWQQPHPMYMAMLAFKSKPTKKTLKRWDPILEATADYMASYAWFNQSSGRYDLGPPAIGVTENTPPENTLNLAYEVAYWRYGLDVACEWKKKLGFPVPKHWATVAKSLAKPPQIGGLYTVYDGLNLTWWDDPALNRDPRSLVMLQGILPDTPAVDKEVARRTADKVWEVWTDQNIRGWGRPVLAINSARIGKPERAIYHLTAYDYWKFDDAGFAIRGGDGNTPPPFMPGNAGFLLAVAYMAEGWDGSKRDTPGFPQDDGWVVKHEGLRKAL is encoded by the exons ATGACCCGGGCTGGCCACCCGCGTTGCCATGAGTGCTCAATGGCCTTTTGCAAGCGCCAAGTCGAGACGAGGATCGTGGAAGCCGTCCCGGTGTCTGGCATGATCCTGCCAATCTCTCATCAACTCCCTGCTGCATTGCGCGCCATCCCCGACGAGATGACCCATGCTTCTAGGTTGAGAG AGAACAACATCATCCGCAAAGGGCTGATCACCAATGAAACGACGCCTTTGCAAGTTGGAAACGGTAACTTTGCATTCAATGTTGATACGACTGGAATGCAAACATACCTCCCTTTCAACACAATGTCACGCTGGGCATGGCATAATGACACTGAACCAGCTGGAGA GCCAGTGGACGCATACACCGGCGTGCCTAAAGAGACGCATGGTAGAAACGTTTCTTATGATCTACCCAACCCAAATCTTCCTGATGTTTCTCAATGGCTCATTGGAAACCCCAATCGTATCAATCTTGGACGTATTGGACTGCGATTCAAAGACGATACGCTGTCATCAGGCAGTATATCCAATACCCACCAGGAGCTAGACCTCTGGCATGGAGCCATCACATCAACTTTCACGATCGATGATACTAAAGTCAAGGTTGTGACCCAAGGAGACTTTGAGTCAGATGCAGTTGTTTTCACCATTGACTCAGAATTGATCGAGTCGGGAAAGCTCGAGGTCGAGCTCGACTTTCCATACCCTCCAATCCATACAACAAAGTACAAGAACGAAGTCTTTGTTGGTGTCTATGACTTCCCTACGAATCATTCAACAAAGCTCTCAACGAACCTGAAACATAATACAGCGCACATCTATCACGACTTGGGTACCAATTACTACGTGAACCTTCGTTGGCCCAAGGAGCATTCATTGGAATTGAAGCGCCTCGAGTTGCAGGGCTCTACCAAACCCACAGCTCATCGATATGTCCTTTCATCAAGGCATGGGAAGACCATTGCTTTCGTGGCACACTTCTCTCCAGATAAGAGAGTACCTGACCTGCCATCTACTATTGATAGGCGTAATAGAGCTGGATGGCAAGACTACTGGAGACAAGGGGGTTTTGTGGATTTGACCGAGTCTACGAACCCCAACGCTACTGAGCTACAACGTCGAATCGTTACCTCCCAATACCATGTCAGAGTTAACAGTGCTGCCGATGGTGAGTCTCCACAAGAGAGCGGCCTGATGAACAACGGTTG TAATTTGCTGACCAAGACAGGCAAGTTTCACATGGAGATGGTTGTATGGCACAGCGCCCACTGGATCTCATGGGGCCGAGATCGATACTTCCACAATATCTTCCCTGCGCTTTACGAGAAGCTTCTGCCTACATCACTCGCCAGGGCGAAGAAAATGGGATGGGAGGGAGCGCGCTGGCCAAAGATGACCGAAACCACTACCGGTCGAAGTTCACCTGGCGGAATCAACGCGTATCTGATGTGGCAGCAGCCGCACCCAATGTACATGGCTATGCTTGCTTTCAAGAGTAAGCCCACGAAGAAGACGTTGAAGCGCTGGGATCCGATCTTGGAGGCAACTGCGGATTATATGGCATCCTATGCATGGTTCAACCAGTCGTCTGGCAGATATGATCTGGGTCCACC TGCGATCGGCGTCACTGAAAACACTCCCCCGGAAAACACGCTCAATCTTGCCTACGAAGTCGCGTACTGGAGATACGGCCTCGACGTCGCCTGCgagtggaagaagaaactcgGCTTCCCTGTACCTAAGCACTGGGCGACTGTTGCAAAGAGCCTGGCTAAGCCACCTCAGATCGGCGGACTGTACACAGTCTACGACGGTCTCAACTTGACTTGGTGGGACGATCCGGCACTCAACCGAGACCCGAGAAGTTTGGTCATGCTACAAGGTATTTTACCCGACACACCGGCAGTGGACAAAGAGGTAGCGCGACGAACGGCGGATAAGGTCTGGGAAGTCTGGACTGACCAAAACATTCGAGGATGGGGGCGGCCTGTACTAGCGATCAACTCGGCTCGCATTGGGAAGCCTGAGCGCGCAATATATCACTTGACAGCATATGATTATTGGAAGTTTGATGACGCAG GATTTGCCATTCGTGGTGGTGACGGAAACACACCACCTCCATTTATGCCTGGCAATGCTGGGTTCTTGTTAGCCG TGGCCTACATGGCTGAAGGATGGGATGGGTCGAAACGCGATACGCCTGGGTTTCCCCAAGATGACGGATGGGTAGTAAAGCATGAGGGACTTCGCAAGGCGCTGTGA
- a CDS encoding O-methyltransferase-domain-containing protein yields the protein MTTTTPSLTGLAEAASQAATALAVKLEKGGYSAPSFEQDGLADYPKDPEIIGLRMQLLDATTDLYRLALGPTDSSFMGPLLAFHDASVTNILNQFNFWNAVPIGGSATYAEITARVHLPESIVRLVLKYAISIRIFAGANDKPDSVCHTSLSALPARNRLYQNWLRHLLEEAGPGSLHVAESLRKFSNGKQEPSKPKGWRSARFAECMQVAASASVIKTDDLLKSAYDWNKLGEATVVDIGGSSGHDSTTFSQAFPNLKFIVQDLPQLQTSFDEQVPAEIKSRVNFEPHDFLQPQNTQGDVYMLKMVLHDWPDKYAANILRHLVPHLESGSRILLVEAVAPPDTAALPFATLSHMLNATDMHMLQFFNSQERNLQDWTNLFAKVDERLTLTYVSEVPGSVHQFLEVGLRT from the exons ATGACAACCACGACACCATCGCTGACTGGCCTCGCCGAAGCTGCATCACAAGCAGCGACAGCTTTGGCAGTGAAGCTTGAGAAAGGCGGATATTCGGCTCCGTCCTTTGAACAAGATGGCCTTGCCGACTACCCAAAGGACCCTGAGATCATTGGTCTTCGCATGCAGCTGCTCGATGCCACCACTGACCTCTACCGCCTTGCTCTTGGGCCGACTGATTCATCGTTTATGGGTCCTCTTCTT GCATTTCACGATGCATCTGTCACAAACATCCTGAATCAATTCAACTTCTGGAACGCTGTACCAATCGGGGGGTCAGCAACATATGCTGAAATCACTGCTCGGGTTCACCTTCCAGAAAGTATCGTGCGCCTCGTCCTCAAGTACGCCATCTCAATACGGATCTTCGCTGGTGCCAACGATAAGCCTGATAGCGTTTGTCATACTTCTTTATCTGCTCTTCCTGCCCGGAATCGTCTGTATCAGAATTGGCTTCGACATCTGTTGGAGGAGGCCGGTCCTGGTTCACTTCACGTTGCAGAGTCACTCAGGAAGTTCAGCAACGGCAAACAGGAGCCTA GCAAGCCGAAAGGCTGGCGTAGTGCGAGATTCGCCGAGTGCATGCAAGTAGCAGCATCGGCCTCTGTCATCAAGACTGATGACTTGTTGAAGTCGGCTTATGACTGGAACAAGCTTGGTGAAGCTACCGTGGTCGAT ATTGGTGGTTCTAGTGGTCATGACTCCACCACCTTTTCTCAGGCGTTTCCCAACTTGAAGTTCATTGTCCAAGATCTTCCCCAACTTCAAACCTCCTTCGATGAGCAAGTACCTGCCGAGATCAAGTCTCGGGTCAATTTTGAGCCGCATGATTTCCTGCAGCCCCAAAACACCCAAGGCGATGTTTATATGCTCAAGATGGTTCTCCATGACTGGCCTGATAAGTATGCGGCAAACATTCTCAGGCATCTGGTACCGCACCTTGAGTCTGGTTCGCGAatccttcttgttgaggcCGTGGCTCCTCCAGACACAGCGGCACTTCCGTTCGCAACGCTGAGCCATATGCTCAACGCTACAGACATGCATATGTTGCAGTTCTTCAACTCTCAGGAGCGCAACTTGCAGGACTGGACCAATCTGTTTGCAAAGGTAGACGAGCGGTTGACTCTCACGTATGTATCTGAAGTTCCTGGATCTGTGCACCAGTTCCTTGAGGTTGGACTTCGTACATAG
- a CDS encoding uncharacterized protein (expressed protein): MAKGANSPQRPRYWLLTSPRTASNLLVKMLNLDDQNVRPASHGGYFFLPSLPKHFLVAEKPMDTWTEEESATVNKVIQECSERFQDYIAAAEKEGQVIYVKEHSIMLNHPRCEDTYVNGSTGSQKEAVPLPMMGITQPTRSPLNLTLFPDEFLKTWNPTFLIRHPALMIPSLYRTCFGKMEWEGFKRPRKEPMTAEVTMKWHRTLYDFFSEHFANDSIWPIVIDADDVMTCPQLVGKYAQLTGLDESKVRYSWDKAGEEELNKLSHVEQRMLSSINASTTIDQSKVAGKVDIDQEVVKWKAEFGEEGAQKLERWVRDAMPDYEFLHSRRLRLEQE; this comes from the coding sequence ATGGCTAAAGGCGCAAACTCTCCTCAACGCCCTCGATACTGGCTTCTTACGTCTCCTCGTACTGCCTCCAACCTGTTGGTCAAGATGCTCAACCTCGACGACCAGAACGTACGTCCTGCCAGCCACGGAGGATACTTCTTCCTTCCATCTTTGCCCAAGCACTTCTTGGTAGCTGAGAAGCCTATGGACACATGGACGGAGGAAGAGAGTGCGACAGTGAACAAGGTAATCCAGGAATGCTCTGAAAGATTCCAAGATTATATCGCCGCGGCCGAGAAGGAAGGTCAGGTTATTTATGTAAAGGAACACTCTATCATGTTGAACCATCCTCGTTGCGAGGATACTTATGTCAATGGCTCAACGGGATCTCAGAAAGAGGCGGTACCACTTCCCATGATGGGCATCACTCAACCGACTCGGTCACCACTCAATCTCACACTGTTTCCagatgagtttctcaagaCGTGGAATCCGACTTTTCTCATCCGCCACCCTGCTCTGATGATACCGTCTTTGTACCGCACATGTTTCGGCAAGATGGAATGGGAGGGTTTCAAGCGCCCAAGAAAGGAGCCCATGACAGCAGAAGTCACTATGAAGTGGCACAGAACATTGTACGACTTCTTCTCTGAGCACTTTGCGAACGACAGTATTTGGCCTATCGTCATTGATGCCGACGATGTTATGACATGCCCTCAACTGGTAGGAAAGTATGCACAGTTGACAGGTCTTGACGAGAGCAAAGTCCGCTACTCATGGGATAAGGCAGGAGAGGAAGAACTGAACAAGCTGAGCCACGTGGAGCAGAGGATGCTTAGCTCTATCAACGCTAGTACCACGATTGACCAGAGTAAAGTCGCTGGGAAAGTTGATATTGATCAGGAGGTAGTCAAGTGGAAGGCCGAGTTTGGCGAAGAAGGGGCGCAAAAGCTTGAGCGATGGGTGAGAGACGCTATGCCAGACTATGAGTTTCTGCATTCCAGGAGACTCAGGTTGGAGCAAGAGTAG
- a CDS encoding GMC oxidoreductase-domain-containing protein, with translation MASPTYDYIVVGGGLAGCVLSSRIRQYDDAVKILLIEAGKETRERSDVHNMQVLNLGSELDWQYQSEPVEALMGRRITLNAGKGLGGSSAINSGGWTRGAAADYDEWAALVGDERYSYKGQLPWFKKSELWFDDKNPEEHGKDGPIRVTCAKASNRMFPLAEQAAAGWEELGVLTLPDGDQNTGDNLGRAYICEARSDGKREWSANQYSLDGIEVRLETFVNRVIIQKIHGNLKATGVELADSSVVKGHNIIVSAGAFRSPQLLQLSGIGPSTHLETFGIQPLVDLPEVGKNLSDHMIFFQHWRLRDPSAGHTIGSANPLFQQPQYSQGVPFDWIVNTGVPKEGLVKAIERDEGAKPNDSKHVLLAKDRTFIENIVMFAKLPFPGVPMDAKHITSALVSFLPTSTGSVSLKSGKPEDHPKVNLNYLSTEVDKYVFREGLRQLTRFMLDSKFSDQIIGESIPEGLLVEALAPDDSDEKLDQRIAVTGGTSWHPSGTCSMGKVVDTEFRVTGVEGLRVVDASVIPVPLSAHLQAPLYALSEQAAAIITGKV, from the exons ATGGCTTCACCAACTTACGACTAcattgttgttggaggtggCCTTGCAGGCTGCGTCCTCTCCAGCCGTATTCGCCAGTACGATGACGCAGTCAAGATACTCCTCATTGAAGCTGGAAAAGAAACGCGTGAGCGCTCGGATGTGCATAATATGCAGGTTTTGAACTTGGGCAGTGAACTGGACTGGCAGTATCAGTCAGAACCCGTTGAAGCACTCATGGGTCGACGCATCACTCTCAACGCCGGAAAGGGCTTGGGCGGCAGCTCCGCTATCAACTCAG GTGGCTGGACTCGTGGTGCTGCGGCAGACTACGACGAGTGGGCAGCTCTCGTTGGCGACGAGCGCTACAGCTACAAGGGCCAATTACCATGGTTCAAGAAATCAGAGCTCTGGTTCGATGACAAGAACCCAGAAGAGCACGGCAAGGATGGGCCTATCCGTGTAACTTGCGCCAAGGCATCCAATCGCATGTTCCCTCTTGCTGAGCAAGCCGCTGCTGGATGGGAAGAGCTTGGCGTTTTAACCTTGCCAGACGGCGATCAGAACACCGGGGACAACCTTGGGCGTGCTTACATCTGCGAAGCAAGATCCGATGGCAAACGCGAGTGGTCTGCCAATCAGTATTCATTGGATGGAATCGAAGTTCGTCTCGAGACTTTCGTGAACCGGGTCATCATTCAGAAAATACATGGGAATCTCAAAGCTACTGGTGTTGAGCTGGCCGACAGTAGCGTTGTCAAGGGCCACAACATAATAGTCTCCGCTGGTGCATTCCGCTCTCCCCAGCTCCTTCAGCTCTCTGGTATCGGCCCGAGTACCCATCTTGAAACGTTTGGCATTCAGCCGCTTGTCGATCTTCCAGAGGTTGGTAAGAACCTATCCGATCATATGATATTCTTCCAGCACTGGCGGCTACGTGACCCTTCTGCTGGACATACTATTGGGTCCGCCAATCCTCTTTTTCAACAACCCCAATACTCGCAAGGTGTACCTTTTGACTGGATCGTTAACACCGGTGTTCCCAAAGAGGGACTCGTTAAAGCTATTGAGAGAGATGAAGGGGCAAAGCCGAATGATTCCAAGCATGTTCTCCTCGCGAAAGATAGAACATTTATTGAAAACATCGTCATGTTTGCCAAGCTTCCGTTTCCTGGCGTCCCCATGGATGCAAAGCATATTACTAGTGCGTTGGTGAGCTTTCTGCCTACCTCGACAGGCTCTGTGTCATTGAAGTCTGGGAAGCCTGAGGACCATCCAAAAG TGAATCTCAACTACCTCTCCACTGAGGTAGACAAGTATGTCTTTCGTGAAGGATTGCGCCAGTTGACGAGATTCATGCTAGATTCCAAATTCAGTGATCAGATTATCGGAGAATCTATTCCCGAAGGACTCCTTGTGGAAGCTCTTGCACCGGATGATAGTGATGAAAAGTTGGATCAGAGGATAGCTGTGACTGGCGGCACCTCATGGCATCCTTCAGGTACTTGCTCTATGGGGAAAGTGGTTGATACAGAGTTTCGCGTCACAGGTGTTGAAGGACTTCGGGTTGTTGACGCATCAGTGATCCCTGTGCCACTGAGCGCACATCTTCAAGCCCCCCTCTATGCGCTTTCAGAGCAGGCAGCAGCTATTATCACTGGGAAGGTTTAG